From one Heptranchias perlo isolate sHepPer1 chromosome X, sHepPer1.hap1, whole genome shotgun sequence genomic stretch:
- the LOC137307183 gene encoding histone H2A.J-like has translation MSGRGKTGGKARAKAKSRSSRAGLQFPVGRVHRHLRKGNYAERVGAGAPVYLAAVLEYLTAEILELAGNAARDNKKTRIIPRHLQLAIRNDEELNKLLGRVTIAQGGVLPNIQAVLLPKKTSHVSTKSK, from the coding sequence atgtctggaagaggaaaaaccggcggtaaagctcgggccaaggccaagtctcgctcatcccgggccggactgcagttccctgtgggccgtgttcacaggcacctgcgaaaggggaactacgctgaacgtgtgggtgccggagccccggtctatctggctgctgtgctcgagtatctgacggctgaaatcctcgagttggccggcaacgcggcccgggacaacaagaagacccgcatcatccccagacacctgcaactcgccatccgcaacgacgaggagctcaacaagctcctgggacgggtgaccatcgctcagggcggggtgctgcctaatatccaggccgtgctgctgccgaagaaaaccagccatgtgagcaccaagagcaagtaa